A DNA window from Flammeovirga agarivorans contains the following coding sequences:
- a CDS encoding caspase family protein has protein sequence MICIGLFFYAALLKAQENNIAITFSQGHLGKVNALDISNDGNLVISSGEDRTIKIWDAGQERLLRTINAHDIAITDISLSRNNEFIVSAGLDHSVKVWSAKNGMLLASLRSLPEAVQEVRFQKNLILYINAQGQVFYWDWSKSNKNELIDWSDELKSGISTFTTFGKQNQTIFLGKFNGDVQEWNVVTKKMKRHHILHNDWVADIVFLKKRKLVVSGSWDGSLVSWNLSTDSTHHNGHLPDGTGVRSMKYSESINQLIVTSLGDHAYIYDIVDDKLVLKEKFEERNIVTTSFNKDGNVAVVAYKSGEISMWEMEGMKLVSSWKPIKTKAKEFSVSLEVGAIAVASEDGNVRLWNVGSRDDLKKIEAHTKDISKLEFLKRGDLLTTSLDSTIKIWEGINNFQKKIEFKHYAPIVHTHVLHNDSSIIFTDDRGDIFLSNPYINPDSARKIHSSFANITAITSNPRKNNVIMAFSDRKIGVLDLDSNKIVNSFSSKDWYIHSMTFSSDGKYLVVGGKNKLSIWDLDSRTLLRSIPVKHKILSVSYTYDNKYLIVSEENGTLKTYTPDLSQEINIYNQSTGNVIQVADFPGKDVFLTLSSDYNVGIWDLASPYKYGGVYTNGDSGWLVEHYSGLFDASESNMKNLYYVVDSEIIDLHQLQDMYWEPGLGTKLFTGNDLRPVPNLHEISLFPSASLYKRENKLIIDVEDRGGGIGRVSVNVNGKEVLSDISKYKSTKPIKKLNIIYQNTSKQRYVVPMDSIKYLFQGGELNDITINVENLDGTLSGRGLTIKHKASKEDKTVPSFYGIVIGVSNYRGNTLDLKYAAKDAEQIAASIEGAATGLFGEHRVNIELFTTDQEEDNYQPTKTNIKNAFDSLATRMNPSDVLFIFMAGHGMSQMEKDGDEDFYFLTKDMITADIKDESIKNNYCIAGKEWIEWMRNIPVTRQVFIMDACNAGKFAETVIAMRNVDEEAIRLRALERVRTRSGMYLLAGAAADKVSYESTMYGQGLLTYSILDYLKSGDLRQGEFLDVQRMFGNSVDEVPRLAERFGAMQQPEMRIPTGGDSFDIGRVTDNVRDNIVLYSTLSRITGSQFEDGQSWLDPLELTKKIDKALLAQSEGKNTGYNSFTFTPNANGSDVYQLRGKYVSSGSGTRLMVKIISDNEVKHSFNVVDADQEKLIDKVIFEVISYFQDI, from the coding sequence ATGATTTGCATTGGTCTCTTTTTTTATGCTGCCTTATTAAAAGCACAAGAGAATAATATTGCTATTACTTTTTCACAAGGCCACTTAGGTAAAGTTAATGCCTTGGATATTTCCAATGACGGTAACCTTGTAATTTCTTCTGGGGAGGACCGTACAATAAAAATTTGGGATGCTGGTCAAGAGCGCTTATTGAGAACTATAAATGCTCATGATATAGCTATTACCGATATTTCCTTATCTAGGAATAACGAATTTATTGTATCGGCAGGTTTAGATCATTCTGTAAAGGTTTGGTCTGCCAAAAATGGGATGTTGCTCGCTTCTTTAAGAAGTTTACCTGAAGCGGTACAAGAAGTGAGATTTCAGAAGAACCTGATCCTATATATTAATGCACAAGGGCAAGTGTTTTATTGGGATTGGAGTAAATCAAATAAAAATGAGCTGATAGACTGGTCTGATGAATTGAAGAGTGGTATTTCAACTTTTACGACTTTTGGGAAACAAAATCAGACTATTTTTCTCGGTAAATTTAATGGGGATGTCCAGGAATGGAATGTGGTGACAAAAAAAATGAAGAGACATCACATTCTTCATAATGATTGGGTCGCAGACATTGTTTTTCTGAAGAAACGAAAATTAGTAGTTAGTGGATCATGGGATGGATCTTTAGTTTCATGGAATTTATCTACCGATTCTACCCATCATAACGGGCATTTACCGGATGGTACGGGAGTGAGAAGCATGAAATACTCAGAGTCTATCAATCAATTGATTGTGACGTCTTTAGGAGATCATGCTTATATCTATGATATCGTTGATGATAAATTAGTTTTAAAAGAGAAGTTCGAAGAGAGGAATATTGTTACAACTTCATTTAATAAAGATGGGAATGTTGCTGTAGTGGCATATAAAAGTGGTGAGATCTCTATGTGGGAAATGGAGGGGATGAAACTTGTGAGCTCTTGGAAACCCATAAAGACAAAGGCCAAAGAGTTTTCTGTTTCATTAGAAGTAGGTGCAATTGCCGTTGCTTCTGAAGATGGAAATGTGAGATTGTGGAATGTTGGGAGTAGAGATGACCTTAAAAAAATAGAAGCACATACGAAGGATATTTCGAAATTAGAATTTTTGAAAAGAGGAGATCTATTAACAACAAGTTTGGATTCAACAATTAAGATTTGGGAAGGTATCAATAACTTTCAAAAGAAAATTGAATTTAAACACTATGCTCCAATTGTACATACTCATGTTTTACATAACGACTCATCAATAATTTTCACAGATGATAGAGGGGATATATTTTTATCAAACCCTTATATCAACCCTGATTCTGCACGAAAAATACATAGCTCGTTTGCTAATATTACTGCCATTACTTCCAACCCTAGAAAAAATAATGTGATTATGGCATTTTCTGATCGAAAGATTGGAGTTTTGGATTTGGATTCAAATAAGATTGTAAATTCTTTTTCAAGTAAAGATTGGTATATCCATTCTATGACTTTCAGTTCGGATGGAAAATATTTAGTGGTTGGAGGTAAAAACAAGTTAAGTATTTGGGACTTGGATAGCCGAACTTTACTAAGAAGTATTCCAGTTAAACATAAAATCCTAAGTGTATCATATACTTATGATAATAAATATTTAATTGTATCGGAGGAGAATGGAACTTTAAAGACATATACACCAGACCTATCGCAAGAAATAAACATCTATAACCAAAGTACTGGTAATGTTATTCAAGTGGCAGATTTTCCAGGTAAAGATGTATTCCTAACCTTATCAAGTGATTATAATGTAGGTATTTGGGATTTAGCGTCTCCTTATAAATATGGAGGGGTATATACGAATGGTGACTCAGGTTGGTTGGTAGAACATTATTCTGGATTATTTGATGCTTCTGAGTCAAATATGAAAAACTTATACTATGTAGTAGATTCTGAAATTATTGATCTCCATCAACTACAAGATATGTATTGGGAACCTGGGTTAGGGACAAAGCTATTTACTGGTAATGATTTAAGACCGGTACCTAATCTTCATGAGATATCTTTATTCCCATCGGCATCTCTTTATAAAAGAGAAAATAAACTAATTATAGACGTTGAAGATAGAGGTGGAGGAATTGGTCGAGTGTCAGTTAATGTGAACGGTAAAGAAGTACTTTCAGATATCTCAAAATATAAGAGTACTAAACCCATTAAGAAACTTAATATCATCTATCAGAATACATCAAAACAACGATATGTAGTACCTATGGATAGTATTAAGTACTTATTCCAAGGTGGAGAACTTAATGATATAACAATTAATGTTGAAAACCTCGATGGTACTTTATCTGGAAGAGGATTAACCATAAAGCACAAAGCCTCTAAGGAAGATAAAACCGTACCTTCTTTCTATGGTATCGTTATTGGAGTTTCCAATTACAGAGGAAATACACTTGATTTGAAATACGCAGCCAAGGATGCAGAGCAAATTGCAGCTTCAATAGAAGGTGCTGCAACAGGTTTGTTTGGTGAACATAGGGTAAATATTGAGTTATTTACGACAGATCAAGAAGAGGATAATTATCAGCCTACAAAAACAAACATAAAAAATGCTTTTGACTCATTAGCAACACGGATGAACCCATCAGATGTTCTCTTTATTTTTATGGCAGGGCATGGTATGTCACAAATGGAAAAAGATGGAGATGAAGACTTCTATTTTTTAACTAAGGATATGATTACTGCGGATATCAAGGATGAGTCTATAAAAAATAATTATTGTATTGCTGGTAAAGAATGGATTGAGTGGATGAGGAATATTCCTGTGACGCGACAAGTATTTATTATGGATGCATGTAATGCGGGGAAATTTGCAGAAACGGTCATTGCCATGAGGAATGTTGACGAAGAGGCGATACGTTTAAGAGCTCTAGAAAGAGTACGTACTCGTTCAGGAATGTATTTGTTGGCAGGTGCTGCTGCAGATAAAGTTAGTTATGAATCAACAATGTACGGTCAAGGTCTACTTACTTATTCTATTCTGGACTATCTGAAAAGTGGTGATTTAAGACAAGGTGAATTTTTAGATGTTCAAAGAATGTTTGGTAATTCTGTAGATGAAGTACCAAGGTTAGCCGAACGATTTGGGGCCATGCAACAACCTGAAATGAGAATTCCTACCGGTGGAGATAGTTTTGATATTGGAAGGGTGACGGATAATGTAAGAGATAACATCGTTTTATATTCAACATTGTCTAGAATAACAGGTTCACAGTTTGAAGATGGTCAGTCTTGGTTGGACCCATTAGAACTAACAAAAAAAATTGATAAAGCATTATTAGCTCAATCAGAAGGGAAAAACACTGGATACAATTCTTTCACATTTACGCCAAATGCAAATGGTAGTGATGTGTATCAATTAAGAGGAAAATACGTGTCTTCAGGATCTGGAACTAGATTGATGGTTAAGATTATTTCAGATAATGAAGTGAAACATTCTTTCAATGTTGTGGATGCAGATCAAGAAAAATTAATAGATAAAGTTATCTTTGAGGTCATTTCGTATTTTCAAGATATATAA
- a CDS encoding DUF2061 domain-containing protein, translating to MLADKLIEHKLEQYKAEEEAAEKTGVRTKPKWVSVAKSVSWRMVGTIDTMVISYFITGELTMAISIGSVEVFSKMVLYYFHERIWEKFTSKF from the coding sequence ATGTTAGCAGATAAATTAATAGAACACAAACTTGAACAGTATAAAGCTGAGGAAGAAGCTGCTGAAAAAACAGGTGTTAGGACTAAGCCTAAATGGGTTAGTGTTGCTAAATCTGTATCATGGAGAATGGTTGGAACAATAGATACAATGGTTATTTCTTACTTTATTACAGGTGAATTAACAATGGCTATCTCTATTGGTTCTGTAGAGGTTTTTTCTAAAATGGTCCTCTATTATTTCCATGAAAGAATTTGGGAGAAGTTTACATCAAAATTTTAA
- a CDS encoding Pathogenesis-related transcriptional factor and ERF protein, with translation MLIKIQLKNSPNQVIVDDFVYEYLCSNPYLKSIDFVYNLREHSSGRAVFQKSWKQSNGKYKTDTIYLHKFVAENFLKKEEDNEGTLIRIINGNRLDCRIKNLAYSNRSEIKRNTRTSTNKTGYIGVLKEKNRYKAVIYKDRKPIFLGSYTTAEEAALAYNKKSIELFGKTRNLNKVSESSIKKIEEIEQGE, from the coding sequence ATGCTAATAAAAATTCAACTAAAGAACTCTCCCAATCAAGTCATTGTGGATGATTTTGTATATGAGTATCTATGTTCTAATCCTTATTTAAAAAGCATTGATTTTGTTTATAACCTTAGAGAACACTCTTCAGGAAGAGCTGTTTTCCAAAAGTCTTGGAAACAAAGCAATGGTAAATACAAAACTGATACGATTTATTTGCACAAATTTGTTGCTGAAAACTTCCTTAAAAAAGAAGAAGACAATGAAGGTACATTAATTCGAATCATTAATGGAAACAGGCTAGATTGCCGTATTAAGAACTTAGCATATTCGAACCGCTCCGAAATAAAGAGGAACACTCGTACTTCTACTAATAAAACAGGTTATATCGGTGTATTAAAAGAGAAAAACCGTTATAAGGCTGTAATTTACAAAGACAGAAAACCAATCTTTTTGGGAAGCTACACTACTGCCGAAGAAGCTGCTTTAGCTTATAATAAGAAATCTATCGAGCTTTTTGGTAAAACTAGAAACTTAAATAAAGTATCAGAATCTTCTATTAAGAAAATAGAAGAAATTGAACAGGGTGAATAA
- a CDS encoding tetratricopeptide repeat protein — protein sequence MKFIPLLLICIFLTVTSNAHIHTSQTTTPKFDSLLTLFEKKEISDSLRIEIALELSWLNRNVSPDNAFLYAKIAEDFSKENQLKKLEVKGIAFQGIALRNKGEYQRAMKKFMLGLDKSNSIDAEEDQAYSHINIASVNIYQENYDEATVHLEMAEVLANKLKDYRILGYIFTNYGRVYGGTGLYNKAVKNFNKALELREKENDIYGQVVTYSDIGNVYLEIGDVDQALKYLTASLELNEKNVHDADNMVSTLTDIAVIYREKEKFRKAIHYAKKAADISVNSGLRHMALNAFMELKTIERLRGKYDQALRYDDLIELYRDSIFNEDIRLKLAEMNVRYLVEQRTKENEILKKDKEINEIMLERQTVISFSAFILILILCLFVYFLFIENKNKKVVNNKLQLQKNELEMQSIEIKRINTLLKAKSQDMMDSINYAKGIQSAILPNWSYVKQFIPNSFVFFEPRDIVSGDFYWYKQIDEQRAILIAADCTGHGVPGGFMSMVGETALEYIVDSQDIYEPSKILEELHSRLSSILRQKKSGNMDGMEIAICLIDQEAETVQFAGAGMSMTIVNNKGHEIIKGANRGVGGVNSFSTAPTYVFDLKPSNMFFLYSDGYADQFGGPKGKKMKSPNFRKILEACYQIPFKDQKQFIKTQFDSWKGDEDQVDDVMVIGFSC from the coding sequence ATGAAATTTATTCCTTTACTACTGATCTGTATCTTCTTAACTGTAACATCAAACGCTCATATTCATACTTCACAAACAACAACTCCAAAGTTTGATAGCTTACTGACACTTTTTGAGAAGAAGGAAATTTCCGATTCTTTAAGAATTGAAATTGCTTTGGAATTGTCATGGCTAAACAGAAATGTCTCTCCGGATAATGCATTCCTATATGCAAAAATTGCTGAAGATTTCAGTAAAGAGAATCAATTAAAAAAACTAGAGGTAAAGGGAATTGCATTTCAAGGTATTGCACTTAGAAATAAAGGGGAGTATCAAAGAGCAATGAAGAAGTTTATGTTAGGTTTAGACAAATCTAACTCTATTGATGCTGAAGAAGATCAAGCTTATTCCCATATTAATATTGCAAGTGTCAATATCTATCAAGAAAATTATGATGAAGCTACTGTCCACCTAGAAATGGCAGAGGTGTTGGCAAATAAATTAAAAGACTACAGAATACTTGGATATATCTTTACCAACTATGGTAGGGTTTATGGAGGGACTGGTTTATATAATAAAGCCGTTAAGAATTTCAATAAAGCTTTAGAACTTAGAGAGAAAGAAAATGATATTTATGGTCAGGTAGTCACTTATTCTGATATTGGTAATGTATATCTTGAGATTGGTGATGTAGACCAAGCATTAAAGTACTTAACAGCATCGTTGGAACTAAATGAAAAAAATGTTCATGATGCCGATAATATGGTTAGTACCTTAACTGATATTGCCGTAATTTATAGAGAAAAAGAAAAGTTTCGAAAAGCAATACATTACGCAAAAAAAGCAGCAGATATCTCTGTTAATTCTGGCTTAAGACATATGGCATTAAATGCCTTTATGGAGCTAAAAACCATTGAAAGGTTAAGAGGGAAATATGATCAGGCATTACGTTACGATGATTTGATTGAGTTATATAGAGATTCTATTTTCAATGAAGATATTCGACTGAAACTAGCCGAAATGAATGTTCGTTACTTAGTGGAACAGAGAACAAAAGAAAATGAAATTCTAAAAAAGGATAAAGAGATTAATGAAATCATGCTTGAAAGACAAACGGTGATTTCCTTTTCTGCATTTATCTTAATTTTAATACTCTGCTTGTTCGTCTATTTCTTATTTATTGAAAATAAAAATAAGAAAGTAGTAAATAATAAACTCCAACTACAAAAAAATGAATTGGAGATGCAATCCATTGAGATCAAACGTATCAATACATTATTGAAAGCAAAGTCTCAAGATATGATGGATAGCATCAATTATGCTAAAGGAATTCAAAGTGCTATACTTCCAAATTGGTCATATGTAAAACAATTTATTCCCAATTCATTTGTATTCTTTGAGCCAAGAGATATTGTATCAGGTGATTTCTATTGGTATAAGCAAATAGATGAGCAGAGAGCAATATTAATTGCTGCCGATTGTACAGGACATGGTGTCCCTGGTGGATTTATGAGCATGGTAGGGGAAACAGCTTTGGAATATATTGTTGATTCTCAAGATATCTATGAACCATCAAAAATTTTAGAAGAATTGCATTCTAGGTTATCAAGTATTCTTAGACAAAAGAAATCTGGGAATATGGATGGTATGGAAATCGCCATTTGCTTGATAGATCAAGAGGCAGAAACAGTACAATTTGCAGGAGCTGGGATGTCTATGACAATTGTAAATAATAAAGGACATGAAATTATAAAAGGAGCTAACAGAGGAGTTGGAGGAGTAAATTCGTTCTCAACAGCACCTACATATGTTTTCGACCTAAAACCATCCAACATGTTTTTCTTATATTCTGATGGATATGCAGATCAATTTGGAGGGCCAAAGGGTAAAAAAATGAAGAGCCCTAACTTTAGAAAAATATTAGAAGCTTGTTACCAAATTCCATTTAAAGATCAAAAGCAATTTATTAAAACACAGTTCGATTCTTGGAAAGGAGATGAGGACCAAGTTGACGATGTTATGGTAATTGGTTTTAGCTGTTAA
- a CDS encoding transketolase family protein: MKKYTYTEKKDTRSGFGAGLHELGKMNEDVVALCADLTGSLKMDAFKKDFPERFFQMGIAEANMINVAAGMTVGGKIPFTGTFANFSTSRVYDQIRQSVAYSGKNVKIAASHSGLTLGEDGATHQVLEDIGMMKMLPNMTVINTCDFNQTKAATIAAAKHDGPVYLRFGRPAIPVFMPEGEFEIGKAVMLNEGTDVTIVATGHLVWEAILAGEKLAEEGISAEIINIHTIKPLDEEAILKSVKKTGCIVTAEEHQIAGGLGESVAGVLTTKFLAPQEFVAVNDTFGESGTPAQLMEKYGLTSNDVVAAAKKAIERKG; the protein is encoded by the coding sequence ATGAAGAAGTACACATACACAGAGAAAAAAGATACTCGCTCAGGATTTGGTGCGGGCTTACATGAACTAGGTAAGATGAACGAGGACGTGGTCGCATTATGTGCAGACTTAACAGGTTCTCTTAAAATGGACGCTTTCAAAAAAGATTTCCCTGAGAGATTCTTTCAAATGGGTATCGCAGAAGCGAACATGATCAACGTTGCAGCAGGTATGACTGTTGGTGGTAAAATTCCTTTCACAGGTACTTTTGCTAACTTCTCTACTTCTCGCGTTTATGATCAAATCCGTCAGTCAGTAGCTTACTCTGGTAAAAATGTGAAAATTGCAGCTTCACATTCAGGTTTGACTTTAGGTGAAGACGGAGCAACTCACCAAGTATTAGAGGATATCGGAATGATGAAAATGCTTCCGAATATGACTGTAATCAATACTTGTGATTTCAACCAAACTAAAGCGGCTACAATTGCAGCTGCTAAACATGATGGCCCTGTTTACTTACGTTTTGGTCGTCCTGCAATTCCAGTATTCATGCCAGAAGGTGAATTTGAAATTGGTAAAGCAGTGATGTTAAACGAAGGTACAGACGTTACTATCGTTGCGACAGGCCACTTAGTATGGGAAGCAATCCTTGCAGGTGAGAAATTAGCAGAAGAAGGTATCTCTGCTGAAATCATCAACATTCATACAATTAAGCCGTTGGATGAAGAGGCTATCTTGAAGTCTGTTAAGAAAACAGGTTGTATTGTAACTGCTGAAGAGCACCAAATTGCTGGTGGTTTAGGCGAAAGTGTTGCAGGTGTTTTAACAACAAAATTCTTAGCACCTCAAGAATTTGTTGCAGTTAATGATACATTCGGTGAAAGTGGTACTCCAGCTCAATTAATGGAGAAATACGGTCTTACATCAAATGACGTAGTTGCTGCTGCTAAAAAAGCAATCGAAAGAAAAGGATAA
- a CDS encoding GSCFA domain-containing protein has translation MMQNDTFRTPVLVEEFDKKIDYSSNIFSIGSCFSENIGNKLSDYRFQITTNPYGTLYNPISIFDNLSTSIKGKIIDDHKIVEVENVFRHFDFHSDISAHSLEELKSKINSTHNTVKKILDTTQFLFITLGTSFVFERSSDNEIVANCHKVPAKEFRQRLLTIDEIQQSFQKLYALLPKSTTIIFTVSPIRHFRNGLVDNSLSKSLLRYACHLFEEEHNNVHYFPSYEIMMDDLRDYRYYAEDMVHPSKLAIKYIWEQFKNSLIEENCYPLMRDWEKIIQGVNHRPFNPKTEAHQKFLRKLKTKALQIKKFKTEDIISIIDEQIIKQ, from the coding sequence ATGATGCAAAATGATACATTCAGGACCCCTGTTTTAGTAGAAGAATTTGATAAAAAAATTGATTATAGCTCAAATATCTTCTCAATCGGGTCATGTTTTTCCGAAAATATAGGAAATAAGTTAAGTGATTACCGCTTTCAAATTACCACCAACCCTTACGGAACTTTATATAACCCTATCTCAATTTTTGATAATCTTTCCACTTCAATAAAAGGGAAAATTATTGATGATCATAAAATCGTTGAAGTAGAAAATGTCTTCAGACATTTCGATTTTCATTCAGATATTTCAGCTCATTCTTTAGAAGAATTGAAATCTAAAATCAATTCGACTCATAATACAGTAAAAAAAATATTAGATACTACACAGTTTCTATTTATTACGCTAGGAACTTCTTTTGTTTTTGAAAGAAGCTCCGATAATGAAATTGTAGCCAATTGTCATAAGGTTCCTGCCAAAGAATTTAGACAAAGACTGTTGACCATAGATGAAATACAGCAATCATTTCAAAAATTATATGCTCTACTCCCAAAGTCTACCACAATAATATTTACAGTCTCTCCTATTCGTCACTTTAGAAATGGATTGGTGGATAACAGTTTAAGTAAATCATTATTAAGATATGCTTGTCATCTTTTTGAAGAGGAACATAATAATGTACACTACTTTCCATCTTATGAAATCATGATGGATGATTTAAGAGATTATCGATATTACGCTGAGGATATGGTACATCCTTCAAAGTTAGCTATCAAATATATTTGGGAGCAATTTAAGAACTCTTTGATTGAGGAAAACTGTTACCCTCTTATGAGAGATTGGGAAAAGATTATCCAAGGGGTAAATCACAGGCCATTTAACCCAAAAACTGAAGCACACCAAAAGTTTTTAAGAAAGTTAAAGACTAAAGCTTTACAAATAAAAAAGTTTAAAACAGAGGATATTATATCAATAATTGATGAACAGATCATCAAGCAATAA
- the pafA gene encoding alkaline phosphatase PafA gives MKKFTLSFLLVASAIVSAFAQFTEDKPKLVVGIIVDQMKYDYISRYWDNFGEDGFKKLVDEGYFVRNGQYNYAPTVTGPGHASVYSGTSPAYHSIVNNHFYDREKGKSVYCVDDDRYTTVGADTKNGKKSPYRLAVTNLSDELKWASNFRSKVYTVSIKDRSAVLPAGHRADGAYWLDDKTGNWISSSFYMENLPEWIEKMNNAKKRPIDQYLKSTWELSLPADRYTASTEDSTAYESLFPGKSEPTFPYDIKKGVAADRVRAKSGRKYDIIKGTPYGNTVVTEMAINILDNEGLGQDNFTDLLGVSYSSTDYAGHAYGPQSMEVEDMYIKLDGEIATLIKSLDEKVGEGNYVIFLTADHAGAQNAGFMRDRMNFEAVNIKSKEDTKVIDAYLSEKFGEGKYVASNYSGQLYLDRNLIAEKKLDLEEVQAATAEAFMTMPQYAAAILGKDLERNEYTLGYKGLIYNGFNPRYSPDVYGVLKSHNVDYGKGGTTHFSPYRYDTHVPIMFYGWKIESGYTHAPHTITEIAPTICSFLNMNYPSGCYSDPIIIPLEDED, from the coding sequence ATGAAAAAGTTTACACTATCATTTTTACTTGTAGCAAGCGCTATTGTATCAGCTTTTGCTCAATTTACAGAAGATAAACCAAAACTAGTTGTAGGTATTATCGTTGATCAGATGAAATACGATTACATCTCTCGCTATTGGGATAACTTTGGTGAGGATGGTTTCAAAAAATTAGTCGATGAAGGTTATTTCGTAAGAAATGGTCAATATAATTACGCTCCAACGGTTACCGGTCCTGGCCATGCTTCAGTATACTCAGGAACAAGCCCTGCCTATCACTCGATTGTCAACAACCATTTCTATGACAGAGAGAAAGGAAAATCTGTGTATTGTGTAGACGACGACAGATACACTACGGTAGGTGCCGATACTAAAAATGGCAAAAAATCACCTTACCGATTAGCAGTTACTAACTTATCTGATGAATTGAAATGGGCAAGTAATTTTAGATCTAAAGTGTATACGGTTTCAATTAAAGATAGATCTGCAGTTTTACCTGCTGGGCATAGAGCTGATGGTGCTTATTGGTTAGATGATAAAACTGGTAACTGGATTAGTTCATCTTTCTATATGGAAAACCTACCGGAATGGATTGAAAAAATGAACAATGCTAAGAAAAGACCCATTGATCAGTATTTAAAATCTACTTGGGAGCTTTCATTACCTGCGGATAGATATACTGCCTCTACAGAAGACAGCACTGCCTATGAATCACTTTTCCCTGGTAAATCTGAACCCACTTTCCCATATGATATTAAGAAAGGTGTAGCAGCTGATAGAGTAAGAGCAAAGTCAGGTAGAAAATATGACATCATTAAAGGTACACCTTATGGAAATACTGTTGTCACTGAAATGGCTATCAACATTTTAGATAATGAAGGCTTAGGTCAAGATAATTTCACTGACCTTTTAGGTGTTTCTTATTCTTCTACAGACTATGCAGGGCATGCATATGGACCACAATCTATGGAAGTAGAAGATATGTACATTAAACTTGATGGAGAAATTGCTACTCTTATCAAAAGCTTAGATGAAAAAGTAGGCGAAGGAAATTATGTTATTTTCTTAACTGCTGACCATGCCGGAGCCCAAAATGCTGGTTTCATGAGAGACCGCATGAATTTCGAAGCCGTAAATATCAAAAGCAAAGAAGATACTAAAGTAATTGATGCTTACTTAAGTGAGAAGTTTGGCGAAGGAAAATATGTTGCTTCCAATTACTCTGGTCAATTATACTTAGATAGAAACCTTATTGCTGAAAAGAAACTTGATCTAGAGGAAGTTCAAGCTGCTACTGCAGAAGCATTTATGACGATGCCTCAATATGCAGCTGCAATTTTAGGCAAGGACTTAGAAAGAAATGAATATACACTTGGCTATAAAGGTTTAATATATAACGGATTTAACCCAAGGTATTCACCAGATGTATATGGTGTATTAAAGTCTCATAATGTTGATTATGGAAAAGGTGGTACAACTCACTTCTCTCCATATAGATATGATACTCATGTTCCTATTATGTTCTACGGTTGGAAAATTGAATCGGGATATACTCATGCTCCTCATACAATTACTGAAATTGCACCAACCATTTGTTCATTCTTAAACATGAACTATCCATCAGGTTGTTATAGTGATCCAATCATTATTCCATTAGAGGATGAAGATTAA